One window of Enterobacter sp. RHBSTW-00175 genomic DNA carries:
- the galM gene encoding galactose-1-epimerase — protein sequence MLNETPTLAPDGLPYRLLTLRNSAGMVVTLMDWGATLLSARVPMPDGSVRETLLGCASPEQYITQAAYLGASVGRYANRIAKSRFELDGVSYPLLSSQGENQLHGGPEGFDKRRWQIVRQNDGEVLFSLDSPDGDQGFPGNLAATARFTLTEDNRIAIEYRATTDKACPVNMTNHAYFNLDGNQCDVRQHKLQLLADDYLPVDEMGIPHQGLKSVSGTSFDFRATKSVAQDFLSDDDQRKVKGYDHAFLLQAKGDVKQPAAHVWSADEKLQMTVYTTAPALQFYSGNYLGGTPARTHNEYSDWQGLALESEFLPDSPNHTEWPQPDCVLRPGEEYVSVTEYHFIPHA from the coding sequence GTGCTAAACGAAACGCCAACCCTCGCACCGGATGGTCTGCCGTATCGCCTGTTAACCCTGCGCAACAGCGCAGGGATGGTGGTTACGCTGATGGACTGGGGCGCAACATTACTCTCCGCACGTGTGCCTATGCCTGATGGCAGCGTGCGTGAAACCCTGCTCGGCTGCGCATCGCCGGAACAATACATCACTCAGGCGGCCTATCTCGGCGCATCCGTGGGCCGTTACGCCAACCGCATCGCCAAAAGCCGTTTTGAACTGGATGGCGTGAGCTATCCGCTGCTGTCAAGCCAGGGCGAAAACCAGCTGCACGGTGGGCCGGAAGGATTTGATAAACGCCGCTGGCAGATTGTTCGGCAGAATGATGGCGAAGTGCTGTTCTCGCTGGACTCCCCCGATGGCGATCAGGGCTTCCCGGGTAATCTCGCCGCCACGGCACGTTTTACCCTGACGGAAGATAACCGTATTGCGATTGAGTACCGCGCAACGACCGATAAAGCCTGCCCGGTCAATATGACTAATCACGCGTATTTCAATCTCGACGGTAACCAGTGCGATGTTCGCCAGCATAAGCTTCAGCTGCTGGCGGATGACTATTTGCCGGTCGATGAGATGGGTATCCCGCATCAGGGCCTGAAATCGGTGAGCGGCACCAGCTTTGATTTCCGCGCGACAAAATCTGTCGCCCAGGATTTCCTGAGCGATGACGATCAGCGCAAAGTGAAAGGTTACGATCACGCTTTCCTGTTACAGGCAAAAGGCGACGTGAAGCAGCCTGCAGCCCACGTCTGGTCAGCGGATGAAAAGTTGCAGATGACGGTCTACACCACGGCCCCTGCCCTGCAATTTTATTCGGGCAACTACCTCGGCGGCACGCCAGCCCGCACACATAACGAGTACAGCGACTGGCAGGGTCTGGCGCTGGAAAGCGAGTTCCTCCCGGACAGCCCTAACCATACAGAATGGCCGCAGCCAGACTGCGTGCTGCGCCCGGGTGAAGAGTACGTTAGCGTAACGGAATATCATTTTATCCCTCACGCATAA